The Nitrospinota bacterium region AGGCCAAACACTTTTTTGAGACTCTCTTATTTCAAGGGATTGTGTTAAGAAATTGCGGAAATTTTATCGGGCTGGATCAAAGCTTCTTTCGCCTCGCGGTAAGGAATAGAAAGGACAATCAATTATTACTATCCCGAGTGCACGAATACTTTCAACTCTAAGGGGCATGAAATTTCATGGATTTGTCTGTCCAGATCCTTTTGGCATTTATCATGGATCTTTTGATTGGAGACCCCAAGGGTTATCCGCACCCGGTCAGGATCATAGGTTTCATTGCTAAACGCCTGGAAGAGCACACGCGAGAAATATTTTCAAATCAGATCGCAGCGGGAGCGGTGACGACAGCAACCGTGGTTTGCGGAACATATATTTTTGTATGGAGTTTACTTTGGGGGTTACAAAGCATTCACCCAACTGCTGAAACAGCGGGATCGATTTTTTTAATATACACCTGTATTTCAGTGCGAAGTTTATACGATGAAAGTCGTCCGATTTTTCGCCATTTAGATACAGGCTGCATTGATCTTGCGCGAATGAGCCTGGCAAGAATCGTCGGACGGGACACGGCGAATTTAAATAATAAGGAAATATCAAGAGCCACCGTTGAAACCATTGCCGAAAGCACCGTGGACGGAATCATCGCGCCATTATTTTTTGCCTGTCTGGGGGGTGCGCCCTTAGCCCTGGCATACAAAGCGGTGAACACATTGGACTCCATGTTCGGATACAGGAACGAAACCTATATCCATTTTGGAAAGGTTCCGGCCCGGCTGGATGATGCGGCGAACTGGCTCCCAGCCCGGCTGGGCGGATTGTTCATGGCGATCGGAGCTGGACTCTGTGGCTTTAATGGCAAGCGTTCCTGGAATACAGTCAAACGCGATGGGGCCAACCATTTAAGTCCAAACTCTGGCATACCGGAGGCGGCAATGGCCGG contains the following coding sequences:
- the cbiB gene encoding adenosylcobinamide-phosphate synthase CbiB, which produces MDLSVQILLAFIMDLLIGDPKGYPHPVRIIGFIAKRLEEHTREIFSNQIAAGAVTTATVVCGTYIFVWSLLWGLQSIHPTAETAGSIFLIYTCISVRSLYDESRPIFRHLDTGCIDLARMSLARIVGRDTANLNNKEISRATVETIAESTVDGIIAPLFFACLGGAPLALAYKAVNTLDSMFGYRNETYIHFGKVPARLDDAANWLPARLGGLFMAIGAGLCGFNGKRSWNTVKRDGANHLSPNSGIPEAAMAGALGIQLGGNSFYNNQLVEKPYIGSAENEINAMDIIHSHKIMFASAVLSLLALIIFRSFIENI